From Ureaplasma urealyticum serovar 8 str. ATCC 27618:
AAATTAAAAAAAATAAAATTAGTGTAATCCATTTACATACAGCGTTTGACGCATCACCATATGGGATGAGTATGCAAATGGCTAAACGTTTAGGTTTATTAAATATCAAACAAGATGATCAAAATCCATATCTTGTCGTTGGCGAATTAAAATTAGGTGTTAGTGTTGATTATATTAGTCGAATTATTAAACAAAAATTTTTATCACCTATTGTTAAATACAATAACATTTTTAGATTAGAAACAAATCTTAAAAAAATTGGTATTATTGGTGGAAGTGGTTATAAATTTGCTGATGATGCTTTTGTACGTCACGAATTAGATATGTTAATTACAAGTGATTTAAAATATCACAATTGATTAGATGCACAAGCCAAAAATCAAAACATTATTGACATGAATCATTTATCTGAATCAATTTTTATAGATGTAATTTATGATGAATTAACT
This genomic window contains:
- a CDS encoding Nif3-like dinuclear metal center hexameric protein gives rise to the protein MKKTDIKAQDILDFLTKKYDLSRAESWDRNGLFFDEQQIINNIQIALDITDDVVNDAILNNANLIISHHPLFTNQDLNDELDYFVNNDLIEKIKKNKISVIHLHTAFDASPYGMSMQMAKRLGLLNIKQDDQNPYLVVGELKLGVSVDYISRIIKQKFLSPIVKYNNIFRLETNLKKIGIIGGSGYKFADDAFVRHELDMLITSDLKYHNWLDAQAKNQNIIDMNHLSESIFIDVIYDELTKFYGNDENLNKSLSIIKINYI